A single Sphingomonas kaistensis DNA region contains:
- a CDS encoding Re/Si-specific NAD(P)(+) transhydrogenase subunit alpha → MKVAVLAETAPGETRVAAIPETVKKLSALGASVFVEEGAGRQAGISDQDFSSAGATVAPRAEVLDGAELVLSVSGPDADALGGVAPGAVLVGILDPFRRREAVSAYGSAGLEALAMEWMPRITRAQSMDVLSSQSNLAGYKAVIDAAAAYGRAFPMMMTAAGTVSPARAFIMGVGVAGLQAIATARRLGAQVSATDVRSATREQIQSLGAKPIFVEGVAGIEGEGQGGYAGETSEEYRKAQAELVSTHLAKQDIVITTALIPGKPAPRLISDAQVATMRPGSVIVDLAADAGGNVEGCVAGENVERHGVTIIGATNLARSLPADSSALYARNLFNFLSAFWDKEAGRPVFPDEDEIVKGVRLTKGGTVVSERFA, encoded by the coding sequence TTGAAGGTCGCGGTCCTCGCCGAAACGGCGCCGGGCGAGACCCGCGTCGCCGCCATTCCCGAAACGGTGAAGAAACTGAGCGCCCTTGGCGCCTCGGTGTTCGTCGAGGAAGGCGCCGGCCGGCAGGCGGGGATCAGCGACCAGGATTTTTCTTCCGCGGGGGCCACGGTGGCGCCACGGGCCGAGGTGCTGGATGGTGCCGAACTGGTGCTCAGCGTCAGCGGTCCCGACGCCGATGCACTCGGCGGCGTCGCGCCCGGCGCGGTGCTGGTCGGGATCCTTGATCCGTTTCGGCGGCGCGAGGCTGTCTCCGCCTACGGCAGCGCCGGGCTCGAGGCGCTGGCGATGGAGTGGATGCCGCGCATCACCCGTGCGCAGTCAATGGACGTCCTGTCCTCGCAGTCCAATCTCGCGGGCTACAAGGCGGTGATCGACGCGGCGGCCGCCTATGGCCGCGCTTTTCCGATGATGATGACCGCCGCCGGCACCGTCAGCCCGGCGAGAGCCTTCATCATGGGCGTGGGCGTCGCCGGCCTCCAGGCGATCGCCACTGCCCGGCGGCTGGGCGCGCAGGTCAGCGCGACCGACGTCCGCTCCGCCACCCGCGAGCAGATCCAGAGCCTCGGCGCCAAACCGATCTTCGTCGAAGGCGTCGCGGGAATCGAAGGCGAAGGGCAGGGGGGCTATGCCGGCGAGACCAGCGAGGAATATCGCAAGGCGCAGGCCGAGCTCGTGTCCACGCACCTTGCCAAGCAGGACATCGTCATCACCACCGCGCTGATTCCGGGTAAGCCCGCGCCGCGCCTGATCAGCGACGCGCAGGTCGCGACCATGCGTCCAGGCAGCGTCATCGTCGATCTGGCGGCCGACGCCGGTGGTAACGTCGAGGGCTGTGTGGCCGGCGAGAATGTGGAGCGCCATGGCGTCACGATCATCGGCGCGACCAATCTCGCCCGTTCGCTTCCCGCTGATTCGAGCGCGCTCTACGCTCGCAACCTGTTCAACTTCCTATCCGCGTTCTGGGACAAGGAAGCGGGGCGACCGGTCTTCCCCGACGAGGACGAGATCGTGAAGGGCGTGCGGCTGACCAAAGGCGGCACGGTCGTCAGCGAGCGCTTCGCCTGA